The Nocardioides campestrisoli genome includes a window with the following:
- a CDS encoding acyl-CoA dehydrogenase family protein, protein MDFTFDERTRELQDELLSFMDAHVHPAEQRFETELAALDDPFAWTQAPVLGELRTEARKRGLWNLFLPVSADEQGHGAGLTNLQYAPLAEISGRSGHLAPAAMNCAAPDTGNMEVLHMFGTPAQQERWLEPLLDGRIRSAFAMTEPDVASSDATNIECSIVRDGDDYVINGRKWWITGAMNPDCEIFIVMGKTDPEASRHRQQSMVLVPRDTPGLEVVRPMHVLGYDDHEHGGHAELRFTDVRVPVANLVGEEGAGFAIAQARLGPGRIHHCMRSIGIAERAIELMCERAQSRVAFGRSLAQQGVVREWIAESRVAVEQLRLLVLKTAWLMDTVGNRGAHTEIQAIKIATPKVVQEILDRAIQVHGAGGLSQDFPLASAFAGIRTLRFADGPDEVHKNSLAKAEMARHPAPTEHA, encoded by the coding sequence CGAGCGCACCCGAGAGCTGCAGGACGAGCTGCTCTCCTTCATGGACGCCCACGTCCACCCCGCCGAGCAGCGGTTCGAGACCGAGCTCGCCGCCCTCGACGACCCGTTCGCCTGGACCCAGGCGCCGGTGCTCGGCGAGCTGCGGACCGAGGCCCGCAAGCGCGGTCTGTGGAACCTCTTCCTCCCGGTCTCGGCCGACGAGCAGGGCCACGGCGCCGGGCTGACCAACCTGCAGTACGCCCCGCTGGCGGAGATCAGCGGCCGCAGCGGCCACCTCGCCCCGGCGGCGATGAACTGCGCGGCGCCGGACACCGGCAACATGGAGGTGCTGCACATGTTCGGCACGCCGGCGCAGCAGGAGCGCTGGCTGGAGCCGCTGCTCGACGGGCGGATCCGCTCGGCGTTCGCGATGACCGAGCCGGACGTCGCCTCCTCGGACGCCACGAACATCGAGTGCTCCATCGTGCGCGACGGCGACGACTACGTGATCAACGGCCGCAAGTGGTGGATCACCGGGGCGATGAACCCCGACTGCGAGATCTTCATCGTGATGGGCAAGACCGACCCCGAGGCGTCGCGGCACCGCCAGCAGTCGATGGTGCTGGTCCCGCGGGACACCCCCGGCCTGGAGGTGGTCCGGCCGATGCACGTGCTCGGGTACGACGACCACGAGCACGGCGGTCACGCCGAGCTGCGGTTCACCGACGTGCGGGTGCCGGTGGCCAACCTGGTCGGCGAGGAGGGCGCCGGCTTCGCGATCGCCCAGGCCCGGCTGGGCCCGGGCCGGATCCACCACTGCATGCGCTCGATCGGGATCGCCGAGCGGGCGATCGAGCTGATGTGCGAGCGGGCGCAGTCGCGGGTCGCCTTCGGCCGCTCCCTGGCCCAGCAGGGCGTGGTGCGGGAGTGGATCGCGGAGTCGCGGGTGGCGGTGGAGCAGCTGCGGCTGCTGGTGCTCAAGACCGCGTGGCTGATGGACACCGTGGGCAACCGCGGGGCGCACACCGAGATCCAGGCGATCAAGATCGCCACCCCGAAGGTGGTCCAGGAGATCCTCGACCGGGCGATCCAGGTGCACGGCGCCGGCGGTCTCTCCCAGGACTTCCCGCTGGCCTCCGCGTTCGCCGGGATCCGCACGCTGCGCTTCGCCGACGGCCCGGACGAGGTGCACAAGAACTCGCTGGCCAAGGCCGAGATGGCCCGCCACCCCGCCCCGACCGAGCACGCCTGA
- a CDS encoding alpha/beta hydrolase: MTDVPAAPAPGRDPGLDPQLAGLLAMMDSAGAKMHEVSPAEARRMFRTLTVDLRDPAAVPAVESVEEIRVPGGEGELDARLYRPHAGDLPTVVFFHGGGWVVGDLDTHDLTCRTLATLCDAVVVSVDYRLAPEHPFPAPLDDALAAAHWAAEHLADLGGNDVLAVAGDSAGGNLSAVVAQTFRDEGVALGAQLLIYPGTDMLSELPSRTENAEGYFLDTPTMTWFAQHYLGDFPDPADPRLSPLRGELAGLAPAVVVVAQFDPLRDEGTAYAEALAAAGVPVLVEEFAGLIHGFVDMGRHSPAAQTAVERTCEMFRSVLHRARTAP, encoded by the coding sequence ATGACCGACGTCCCCGCCGCACCTGCGCCCGGCCGCGACCCCGGGCTGGACCCCCAGCTCGCCGGACTGCTGGCCATGATGGACAGCGCCGGCGCGAAGATGCACGAGGTCTCCCCCGCCGAGGCGCGGCGGATGTTCCGCACGCTCACCGTCGACCTCCGTGACCCGGCGGCGGTGCCGGCGGTGGAGAGCGTCGAGGAGATCCGGGTGCCCGGCGGGGAGGGCGAGCTCGACGCCCGCCTCTACCGGCCACACGCCGGTGATCTGCCCACCGTGGTCTTCTTCCACGGCGGGGGCTGGGTGGTCGGCGACCTGGACACCCACGACCTGACCTGTCGCACGCTCGCCACCCTGTGCGACGCGGTGGTGGTCTCGGTCGACTACCGGCTCGCCCCCGAGCACCCCTTCCCGGCCCCGCTGGACGACGCGCTGGCCGCGGCGCACTGGGCGGCGGAGCACCTGGCCGACCTCGGCGGCAACGACGTGCTGGCGGTGGCGGGCGACTCCGCCGGGGGCAACCTGTCCGCGGTCGTCGCGCAGACGTTCCGGGACGAAGGGGTCGCGCTGGGCGCTCAGCTGCTGATCTACCCCGGCACCGACATGCTCTCCGAGCTCCCCTCGCGCACCGAGAACGCGGAGGGCTACTTCCTCGACACCCCGACCATGACCTGGTTCGCCCAGCACTACCTCGGCGACTTCCCCGACCCGGCCGACCCCCGACTCTCCCCGCTGCGCGGGGAGCTGGCGGGCCTCGCACCCGCCGTCGTGGTGGTCGCCCAGTTCGACCCGCTGCGCGACGAGGGCACGGCGTACGCCGAGGCCCTGGCCGCCGCGGGCGTGCCGGTGCTGGTCGAGGAGTTCGCGGGGCTGATCCACGGCTTCGTCGACATGGGCCGGCACTCCCCCGCCGCCCAGACCGCGGTCGAGCGGACGTGCGAGATGTTCCGTTCGGTGCTGCACCGTGCCAGGACGGCCCCGTGA
- a CDS encoding DinB family protein — MTTAPARAPEDVIGESVQVQAETFLDQHRDALSSCLDGLSEEQARRSLVASKTTLLGLVKHATFVEKVWFSEAVTGRPRDELGIEAGPDESFDLDDGDTIAGVQEAHRAACRASRAAVAGLGPDDLLPGNRRGPLPLRWVYLHVLRELAQHCGHADILREQVLGADTPAS, encoded by the coding sequence GTGACCACCGCCCCCGCCCGTGCTCCCGAGGACGTCATCGGGGAGTCCGTGCAGGTGCAGGCCGAGACGTTCCTCGACCAGCACCGGGATGCGTTGAGCTCCTGCCTGGACGGACTGAGCGAGGAGCAGGCCCGCCGATCACTGGTGGCGTCGAAGACCACGCTGCTGGGTCTGGTCAAGCACGCGACGTTCGTCGAGAAGGTCTGGTTCTCCGAGGCCGTCACCGGGCGCCCCCGCGACGAGCTGGGCATCGAGGCGGGCCCGGACGAGTCCTTCGACCTGGACGACGGTGACACCATCGCCGGCGTGCAGGAGGCTCACCGGGCCGCCTGCCGCGCCTCGCGCGCAGCGGTCGCGGGCCTGGGCCCGGACGACCTGCTGCCCGGCAACCGCCGAGGCCCGCTGCCGCTGCGGTGGGTCTACCTCCACGTGCTGCGCGAGCTCGCCCAGCACTGCGGCCACGCCGACATCCTGCGCGAGCAGGTGCTGGGAGCAGACACACCGGCCTCGTGA
- a CDS encoding lysoplasmalogenase, producing the protein MRLRRALTPLLPAAAYAALSVADSIAAGRRSTSARRLRHVLKPALMPALTTAFLAGTREGPRPGTRVLHTGTAVGQAFSWGGDVALLGSGQRAFLTGVGSFFGAHVAYVGAFLSVRGAPADHDTAGLKAALAVWLTAGPVLSHAAGRKDPALRVPVAAYATILSGMFATSCMLDPALPARARRTMKAGTALFVISDTVLAAQMFLRDEPSPFLESLVMTTYTAGQGLIAAGVAQAT; encoded by the coding sequence ATGAGACTCCGCCGCGCCCTGACGCCCCTGCTGCCTGCCGCCGCCTACGCCGCCCTGTCGGTCGCCGACAGCATCGCGGCCGGACGCAGGAGCACCTCGGCCCGACGACTGCGGCACGTCCTCAAGCCGGCCCTGATGCCGGCGCTGACGACCGCCTTCCTGGCCGGCACCCGGGAGGGTCCCCGTCCGGGGACCAGGGTGCTGCACACCGGGACCGCGGTCGGGCAGGCCTTCTCCTGGGGCGGCGACGTGGCGCTGCTCGGGAGCGGCCAGCGTGCGTTCCTCACCGGGGTCGGCTCCTTCTTCGGCGCCCACGTCGCGTACGTCGGCGCCTTCCTCTCGGTGCGCGGGGCGCCCGCGGACCACGACACCGCGGGCCTCAAGGCCGCACTCGCCGTCTGGCTGACCGCGGGTCCGGTGCTGAGCCACGCGGCGGGGCGCAAGGACCCGGCGCTGCGCGTCCCGGTCGCCGCCTACGCCACCATCCTGTCGGGCATGTTCGCCACCTCCTGCATGCTCGACCCGGCACTGCCGGCGCGGGCCCGGAGGACGATGAAGGCGGGCACCGCACTGTTCGTCATCTCCGACACGGTGCTGGCTGCGCAGATGTTCCTGCGCGACGAGCCGTCGCCGTTCCTGGAGTCCCTGGTGATGACCACCTACACCGCCGGCCAGGGGCTGATCGCCGCAGGAGTCGCGCAGGCGACCTGA
- a CDS encoding BLUF domain-containing protein, which produces MLFSLTYFSSATTEFSAADLKQLLATVRPRNAADDITGMLLYHDGSFAQALEGPAEQVRRTFDRICLDRRHRGIYVAFEDEITERAFPDWAMSFRDLGGAAAREAEGFSTFVQDVRAGRPVPGDTAPHHLLRAFSRPVL; this is translated from the coding sequence ATGCTGTTCAGCCTGACCTACTTCAGCTCCGCCACCACCGAGTTCTCGGCCGCGGACCTGAAGCAGCTGCTCGCCACCGTCCGCCCGCGCAACGCCGCCGACGACATCACCGGCATGCTGCTCTACCACGACGGCAGCTTCGCCCAGGCGCTCGAGGGGCCGGCCGAGCAGGTGCGCCGGACCTTCGACCGGATCTGCCTGGACCGTCGGCACCGCGGCATCTACGTGGCGTTCGAGGACGAGATCACCGAGCGCGCCTTCCCCGACTGGGCGATGAGCTTCCGCGACCTCGGCGGAGCCGCTGCCCGGGAGGCCGAGGGGTTCTCCACCTTCGTCCAGGACGTGCGAGCCGGTCGTCCCGTGCCGGGCGACACCGCTCCGCACCACCTGTTGCGCGCGTTCAGCCGTCCCGTGCTCTGA
- a CDS encoding DUF1905 domain-containing protein, which translates to MEFELEGPVVEWRGPAPYYFLAIPEDESADIKAAAKGMEYWGQVPVVVRVGDTEFSTGLFPKDGRYLMPLKDAVRRAEGIEPGQVVAAELRVGRS; encoded by the coding sequence ATGGAGTTCGAGCTCGAGGGACCGGTCGTCGAGTGGCGTGGCCCGGCGCCCTACTACTTCCTCGCCATCCCCGAGGACGAGAGCGCCGACATCAAGGCCGCCGCCAAGGGGATGGAGTACTGGGGCCAGGTTCCTGTGGTCGTCCGGGTCGGCGACACGGAGTTCAGCACCGGGCTCTTCCCGAAGGACGGCCGCTACCTGATGCCGCTCAAGGACGCCGTACGACGTGCCGAGGGGATCGAGCCCGGCCAGGTGGTGGCGGCCGAGCTGCGGGTCGGCCGCAGCTGA
- a CDS encoding ABC-F family ATP-binding cassette domain-containing protein, whose translation MTGTLVAKGLAGGHDHRVLFEDLDLTVAPGDVVGVVGANGAGKSTLLELLAGRATPVAGTVSTAPADAFVGWLPQEHERVPGETVGDYLARRTGAAAATAAMEETAALLGSEAPGADDAYAVALDHWLASGAADLEDRIPATLAELGLETGTETLMTSLSGGQAARVGLAALLLSRFDVVLLDEPTNDLDLDGLTRLEAFVRGLRAGVVLVSHDREFLARCVTRVVELDLAQHQVSVYDGGYDAFLEERAVARRHAREAYEEFADKKSELQARARTQREWSSQGVRNAMRKSPDNDKIRRRAQSESSEKQAQKVRQMESRIARLEEVEEPRKEWVLQFDIAAAPRSSSVVATLDGALVRQGDFVLGPVSLQVSAGDRIGITGPNGAGKTTLLRLLLGHRAPDEGRASRGASVAVGEIDQARSGLAEELPLGDAFEAVVPELTSGEVRTLLAKFGLKADQVNSTVGRLSPGERTRAAMALLQARGVNLLVLDEPTNHLDLPAIEQLEQALDSYDGALLLVSHDRRLLENVRLDQRWHVEDGRVALG comes from the coding sequence GTGACCGGCACCCTGGTCGCCAAGGGCCTGGCCGGCGGGCACGACCACCGGGTGCTCTTCGAGGACCTCGACCTGACCGTGGCTCCCGGCGACGTGGTCGGCGTGGTCGGCGCCAACGGGGCGGGCAAGTCGACGCTGCTGGAGCTGCTCGCCGGCCGCGCCACCCCGGTCGCCGGCACGGTGAGCACCGCACCCGCCGACGCCTTCGTCGGCTGGCTGCCGCAGGAGCACGAGCGGGTCCCCGGCGAGACGGTGGGCGACTACCTGGCACGGCGTACCGGCGCGGCGGCGGCGACCGCGGCGATGGAGGAGACCGCTGCCCTGCTGGGCAGCGAGGCTCCCGGCGCCGACGACGCGTACGCCGTGGCGCTGGACCACTGGCTGGCCAGCGGCGCCGCCGACCTGGAGGACAGGATCCCCGCGACCCTCGCCGAGCTCGGCCTGGAGACCGGCACCGAGACGCTGATGACCTCGCTCTCGGGCGGGCAGGCGGCTCGGGTCGGGCTGGCGGCGCTGCTGCTGAGCCGGTTCGACGTGGTGCTGCTCGACGAGCCGACCAACGACCTCGACCTCGACGGGCTGACCCGGCTGGAGGCCTTCGTCCGCGGTCTGCGGGCCGGCGTGGTGCTGGTCTCGCACGACCGCGAGTTCCTGGCCCGGTGCGTGACCCGGGTGGTCGAGCTGGACCTGGCCCAGCACCAGGTCTCGGTCTACGACGGCGGGTACGACGCGTTCCTGGAGGAGCGCGCCGTCGCCCGCCGGCACGCGCGCGAGGCGTACGAGGAGTTCGCGGACAAGAAGTCCGAGCTCCAGGCCCGGGCCCGGACCCAGCGCGAGTGGAGCTCGCAGGGCGTGCGCAACGCGATGCGCAAGTCGCCCGACAACGACAAGATCCGTCGCCGCGCGCAGAGCGAGTCGAGCGAGAAGCAGGCGCAGAAGGTGCGCCAGATGGAGTCCCGGATCGCCCGGCTGGAGGAGGTCGAGGAGCCCCGCAAGGAGTGGGTGCTCCAGTTCGACATCGCCGCCGCCCCGCGCTCCTCCAGCGTGGTCGCCACCCTGGACGGGGCGCTCGTGCGGCAGGGCGACTTCGTGCTCGGTCCGGTCTCGCTCCAGGTCAGCGCGGGCGACCGGATCGGGATCACCGGGCCCAACGGCGCCGGCAAGACCACCCTGCTGAGGCTGCTGCTGGGCCACCGGGCCCCGGACGAGGGCCGGGCGTCCCGGGGCGCGAGCGTCGCGGTGGGCGAGATCGACCAGGCGCGGTCCGGGCTGGCCGAGGAGCTGCCGCTGGGCGACGCCTTCGAGGCGGTGGTGCCCGAGCTGACCTCGGGAGAGGTGCGCACGCTGCTGGCCAAGTTCGGTCTCAAGGCCGACCAGGTGAACAGCACGGTGGGTCGGCTCTCCCCGGGGGAGCGGACCCGGGCGGCGATGGCGCTGCTGCAGGCCCGCGGGGTCAACCTGCTGGTCCTCGACGAGCCGACCAACCACCTCGACCTCCCGGCGATCGAGCAGCTCGAGCAGGCCCTGGACTCCTACGACGGTGCGCTGCTCCTGGTCTCGCACGACCGACGGCTGCTGGAGAACGTCCGTCTCGACCAGCGCTGGCATGTCGAGGACGGCCGGGTCGCGCTCGGCTGA
- a CDS encoding HNH endonuclease signature motif containing protein, producing MDEALDCVKGADPAFLSEGEQREVLLGLSRQVDQLERLRMRVLGVVGVPGGVAQADGAKSAATWVAGRTRCGYGSARAAEKLAEALDSRWQRVGAGLEDGSVNLPQARVIVKALEALVIDPLPGEEVPDDVLARAEAHLVEYAGVFTPAQLEALGARILAVVAPATCEEHERKVLERAERRANAATRLTFRRRGDGATDVAARIPDQVAARLRTYLEAWTSPKQDDGKDTGAATGLGSFNHRDPATGLRLPQERLHGQAFCAFLEAADPSRVPAHGGSATRVLVTMSLEALRSGLGTGSILSNGEDVTTLSAGQVRRLACQAQIIPVVLGAKSQVLDQGRASRFFTDGQRTAKTLTQRVCGAEGCTVPSTWCEAHHGRDPWGHGGNTDLDDLLFLCPWHHQRAHDPAFTTTQHPDGSLRYHRRT from the coding sequence GTGGATGAGGCGTTGGACTGCGTGAAGGGCGCGGACCCGGCGTTCTTGTCCGAGGGTGAGCAGCGGGAGGTGCTGCTGGGGTTGTCCCGTCAGGTCGACCAGCTGGAGCGGCTGCGGATGCGGGTGCTCGGGGTCGTCGGGGTTCCGGGTGGGGTGGCTCAGGCGGACGGGGCGAAGTCGGCGGCGACCTGGGTGGCGGGCCGGACCCGGTGTGGGTACGGGTCCGCGCGGGCGGCGGAGAAGCTCGCCGAAGCGTTGGACTCGCGATGGCAGCGGGTGGGCGCGGGGTTGGAGGACGGGTCGGTGAACCTGCCCCAGGCACGGGTGATCGTGAAGGCGCTGGAGGCGTTGGTGATCGACCCGCTGCCGGGTGAGGAGGTCCCCGACGATGTGCTCGCGAGGGCCGAGGCCCACTTGGTCGAGTACGCGGGCGTGTTCACCCCCGCCCAGCTGGAGGCGCTGGGCGCGAGGATCCTGGCGGTGGTCGCCCCGGCCACGTGTGAGGAGCATGAGCGCAAGGTGTTGGAGCGGGCCGAGCGGCGGGCGAACGCTGCGACGAGGTTGACGTTCCGCCGGCGTGGGGACGGCGCGACCGATGTGGCGGCGCGGATCCCGGACCAGGTGGCTGCCCGGTTGCGGACGTATCTGGAGGCGTGGACCTCGCCGAAGCAGGACGACGGCAAGGACACCGGTGCCGCCACCGGGTTGGGCTCGTTCAACCACCGGGATCCGGCGACGGGGCTGCGGTTGCCCCAGGAGCGGTTGCACGGGCAGGCCTTCTGCGCATTCCTCGAAGCCGCCGACCCCAGCAGGGTCCCGGCGCACGGCGGGTCGGCGACCCGAGTGCTGGTCACCATGAGCCTGGAAGCCCTACGCAGCGGGCTCGGCACGGGGTCGATCCTCAGCAACGGCGAGGACGTCACCACCCTCTCGGCGGGACAGGTCAGAAGGCTGGCCTGCCAGGCGCAGATCATCCCCGTGGTCCTGGGCGCGAAGTCGCAGGTGCTGGACCAGGGTCGGGCGTCGCGGTTCTTCACCGACGGGCAACGGACCGCGAAGACGTTGACCCAGCGGGTCTGCGGCGCGGAGGGGTGCACGGTGCCCTCGACCTGGTGCGAGGCCCACCACGGGCGTGATCCCTGGGGCCACGGCGGCAACACCGACCTGGACGACCTGCTGTTCCTGTGTCCGTGGCACCACCAACGGGCCCACGACCCGGCATTCACCACCACGCAGCACCCGGACGGGTCCCTGCGCTACCACCGACGGACCTAG
- a CDS encoding PucR family transcriptional regulator, translating to MPVTSVTPAQQALHAAWALLLDQSDVIADSITLTLFERDQDLWERIGPEFRADVRASTRQHIRRGLRILSASPDLRAEASGQQENAVELWRDTGRRRARQGVPLELVLNAYTLGARILWEALVSRVAADPSIEVDDQVLLMAARTVWTNLDVQNAVLIDAYRRESARIQRQDLQREQSLLDGLIEGRGADPLFAEEARTALEIEPDDEVACVVAIHDGADASDSLAPVEDRLDRMGIAARWHVRSGVYYGLLSGRVPGESGLVDLFAAHAPGRMGIALSNDGIAGFATAFQLAHRAAETVPRGVRRVVSVSDRLPEVLLAGSPQVAPRLLSETLGPILALPKAQSQTLLDTLSALLHHDGSPTHAASDLYCHRNTVIYRMKQIEQLTSRSLTDPRDKMLLGLALMASGRA from the coding sequence ATGCCTGTCACGTCTGTCACCCCCGCCCAACAGGCGCTGCATGCCGCCTGGGCGCTCTTGCTGGACCAGTCGGACGTGATCGCCGACAGCATCACCCTGACGCTCTTCGAGCGCGACCAGGACCTGTGGGAGCGGATCGGCCCGGAGTTCCGCGCCGACGTCCGGGCGAGCACCCGACAGCACATCCGGCGTGGGCTGCGGATCCTCTCCGCCTCTCCCGACCTGCGCGCCGAGGCGTCGGGCCAGCAGGAGAACGCCGTCGAGCTGTGGCGCGACACCGGCCGGCGCCGGGCCCGCCAGGGCGTCCCGCTCGAGCTGGTGCTCAACGCCTACACGCTGGGGGCGCGGATCCTGTGGGAGGCGCTGGTGAGCCGGGTCGCGGCCGACCCGTCGATCGAGGTCGACGACCAGGTGCTGCTCATGGCCGCGCGCACGGTGTGGACCAACCTCGACGTCCAGAACGCGGTGCTCATCGACGCCTACCGCCGCGAGAGCGCCCGCATCCAGCGCCAGGACCTCCAGCGCGAGCAGAGCCTGCTCGACGGGCTGATCGAGGGCCGGGGTGCCGACCCGCTCTTCGCCGAGGAGGCCCGCACCGCCCTGGAGATCGAGCCGGACGACGAGGTCGCCTGCGTGGTCGCCATCCATGACGGCGCCGACGCCAGCGACAGCCTGGCGCCGGTCGAGGACCGGCTGGACCGGATGGGTATCGCCGCCCGCTGGCACGTGCGCTCCGGGGTCTACTACGGGCTGCTGTCGGGGCGGGTGCCGGGGGAGAGCGGACTGGTCGACCTCTTCGCCGCGCACGCCCCGGGACGCATGGGGATCGCGCTCAGCAACGACGGGATCGCCGGCTTCGCGACCGCGTTCCAGCTCGCGCACCGGGCCGCGGAGACGGTGCCCCGCGGCGTACGGCGGGTGGTCTCGGTCTCCGACCGGCTGCCCGAGGTGCTGCTGGCCGGCAGTCCCCAGGTGGCACCCCGGCTGTTGTCGGAGACGCTCGGGCCGATCCTCGCGCTGCCCAAGGCGCAGTCGCAGACCCTGCTGGACACCCTCAGCGCCCTGCTGCACCACGACGGGTCGCCCACGCACGCGGCGAGCGACCTCTACTGCCACCGCAACACGGTGATCTACCGGATGAAGCAGATCGAGCAGCTCACCTCACGGTCGCTGACCGACCCTCGGGACAAGATGCTGCTGGGACTGGCCCTGATGGCCAGCGGGCGCGCCTGA
- a CDS encoding ABC transporter ATP-binding protein, which yields MSADLELAHVTVRFGGLVALSDVSLSVTPGTVHGVIGPNGAGKTTLFNVACGFVVPDEGTMHRKGEQLDRLRPHQLAGLGISRTLQGLGLFDRVTVLDNVVTGADRHARAGFLSALLALPRSWREERDLKERAMATLDSLGIAHVAGLYPGSLPYPVRKRVALARALVAEPELLLLDEPASGLSADEMDELGELITGLTDRMSVLLVEHHMDLVMRVCDEITVLDFGRCIASGSPDDVRNDPAVLAAYLGEVV from the coding sequence GTGAGCGCCGACCTCGAGCTGGCCCACGTCACCGTCCGCTTCGGAGGGCTCGTCGCGCTCTCCGACGTCTCGCTGTCCGTCACCCCCGGCACCGTGCACGGGGTGATCGGCCCCAACGGCGCCGGCAAGACCACGCTGTTCAACGTGGCCTGCGGGTTCGTGGTGCCCGACGAGGGGACGATGCATCGCAAGGGCGAGCAGCTCGACCGGCTCCGCCCCCACCAGCTCGCCGGCCTCGGCATCTCCCGCACCCTGCAGGGTCTCGGGCTGTTCGACCGGGTGACGGTGCTCGACAACGTGGTCACCGGCGCCGACCGGCACGCCCGCGCCGGGTTCCTCTCCGCACTGCTGGCGCTGCCGCGCTCCTGGCGCGAGGAGCGGGATCTCAAGGAGCGGGCGATGGCGACGCTCGACTCCCTGGGCATCGCCCACGTCGCCGGCCTCTACCCCGGCAGCCTCCCCTACCCGGTGCGCAAGCGGGTCGCCCTGGCCCGGGCCCTGGTCGCGGAGCCCGAGCTCCTGCTGCTGGACGAGCCGGCCAGCGGGCTCTCCGCCGACGAGATGGACGAGCTGGGCGAGCTGATCACCGGGCTCACCGACCGGATGTCGGTGCTGTTGGTCGAGCACCACATGGACCTGGTGATGCGCGTCTGCGACGAGATCACCGTGCTCGACTTCGGCCGCTGCATCGCCTCCGGCTCTCCCGACGACGTCCGCAACGACCCTGCCGTGCTCGCGGCCTACCTGGGAGAGGTGGTCTGA
- a CDS encoding ABC transporter ATP-binding protein: MLAVDSLTVSYGPVTALHDVSFTAGRGEITAVLGANGAGKTTLLRTLSGLHRARSGTITLAGQPLDSVAAEEMTARGMAHVPEGRGVITELSVEENLRLGGLGRAGERGRVTDADLSVVYDLFGVLGDRRNQQAGTLSGGERQMLVIGRALMARPELLLLDEPSLGLAPRIVAQIFALLRDLVAEQGLTVLLVEQNARSALSVADHGVVLDLGRVVADADADVLAADDQLRHAYLGF, encoded by the coding sequence ATGCTCGCCGTCGACTCGCTCACCGTCTCCTACGGGCCGGTGACCGCCCTGCACGACGTCTCGTTCACCGCCGGCCGCGGGGAGATCACCGCCGTCCTGGGCGCGAACGGCGCCGGCAAGACCACGCTGCTGCGCACGCTCTCGGGCCTGCACCGCGCCCGCAGCGGCACCATCACCCTGGCCGGACAGCCGCTGGACTCCGTGGCGGCCGAGGAGATGACCGCCCGCGGCATGGCGCACGTGCCCGAGGGGCGCGGGGTGATCACCGAGCTCAGCGTCGAGGAGAACCTGCGCCTGGGCGGGCTGGGCCGCGCCGGTGAGCGCGGGCGGGTCACCGACGCCGACCTGTCGGTCGTCTACGACCTCTTCGGCGTGCTGGGAGACCGGCGCAACCAACAGGCCGGCACCCTGTCCGGCGGCGAGCGGCAGATGCTGGTGATCGGCCGGGCGCTGATGGCCCGTCCGGAGCTGCTGCTGCTCGACGAGCCCTCGCTGGGACTGGCTCCCCGGATCGTCGCGCAGATCTTCGCCCTGCTGCGCGACCTGGTCGCCGAGCAGGGACTGACCGTGCTGCTGGTCGAGCAGAACGCCCGCAGCGCCCTCTCGGTGGCCGACCACGGCGTCGTGCTCGACCTCGGCCGGGTGGTGGCCGACGCGGACGCCGACGTGCTGGCCGCCGACGACCAGCTCCGCCACGCCTACCTCGGCTTCTGA